A region from the Gavia stellata isolate bGavSte3 chromosome 2, bGavSte3.hap2, whole genome shotgun sequence genome encodes:
- the GJE1 gene encoding putative gap junction epsilon-1 protein: MSPNYMRSFSEGCLRPPTVIGQFHTLFFGSVRLFFLGVLGFAVYGNEALHFSCDPDKREVNLFCYNQFRPITPQVFWALQLVIVLVPGAFFHLYAACKSIKQEDILQKSFYAGFYIFSVFLRIILEAVAFWLQIQLFGFKVNASYMCDMGVLEKNFNITRCMVPEHFEKTIFLIAMYTFTVITVVLCVAEIFEISCRRLFLKNSVMSITPSHLPPCPPAVL, from the exons ATGTCCCCCAACTACATGCGGAGCTTCTCGGAGGGATGT CTCAGACCACCAACGGTAATTGGCCAATTCCACACTCTTTTCTTTGGCTCAGTCCGTTTGTTTTTCCTTGGCGTTTTGGGCTTTGCTGTTTATGGAAATGAGGCCTTGCATTTCAGCTGTGACCCAGACAAGAGAGAGGTTAATCTTTTCTGTTACAACCAGTTCAGGCCTATAACTCCTCAG GTATTCTGGGCATTACAGCTGGTGATTGTACTGGTACCCGGAGCCTTTTTTCACCTTTATGCTGCGTGTAAGAGCATCAAACAGGAAGATATCCTCCAAAAGTCATTCTATGCTGGTTTTTatatcttctctgttttcttaagGATTATCCTTGAAGCTGTGGCTTTTTGGCTTCAGATTCAGCTCTTTGGTTTCAAAGTGAACGCAAGCTACATGTGTGATATGGGagtacttgaaaaaaattttaacattACCCGGTGCATGGTGCCAGAGCACTTTGAAAAGACAATTTTTCTTATTGCAATGTATACATTTACTGTGATTACAGTGGTCTTGTGTGTTGCTGAGATTTTTGAGATCTCATGTAGAAGGCTGTTTCTTAAAAACTCAGTGATGTCAATCACTCCTAGTCATTTACCACCCTGTCCACCTGCAGTTTTATAA